Proteins found in one Acidimicrobiales bacterium genomic segment:
- a CDS encoding ATP-binding protein: WAPPGRVVVAVHDEGPGPADPYAGLVPTGTGTGTGGFGLHLAHELCDEVTLERGPDGFTVHLVAKVSGGGPAGS, encoded by the coding sequence TGGGCGCCCCCCGGCCGGGTCGTGGTGGCCGTGCACGACGAGGGGCCCGGCCCGGCCGACCCCTACGCCGGCCTCGTCCCCACCGGCACGGGCACCGGCACCGGCGGCTTCGGCCTCCACCTCGCCCACGAGCTGTGCGACGAGGTCACCCTGGAGCGGGGCCCGGACGGCTTCACCGTCCACCTCGTGGCGAAGGTCAGCGGGGGCGGCCCAGCAGGGTCGTGA
- a CDS encoding long-chain fatty acid--CoA ligase produces MSFNLATILRESRRAHPDKPLCHLGDLTFSYAQVDEISGRVATSLRDLGLERGDKVAVQLPNLPQFLFTYFGILKAGLVMVPLNPLLRAPEVAYHLSDSDAKVLVTFESFADEAVKGASQVEGVTTYVVNLPGNDRRPEGTRHYDELYFAEDLGEIEPTAADDTAVLLYTSGTTGKPKGAELTHFQLYMNCTVAGELFEFRDDDVGVAVLPLFHVFGLSSVLNLSVRFGGTIVLVPRFDVDTVLDAVERYRCTLFSGVPTMYFALLRADLAGRDVSSLRVGVSGGAAIPGEVIRAFEEKFPGVVVLEGYGLSETASTTTFNVSADQRKVLSIGKPIWGVEVRVVDDKDEPLPPGQDHVGEIVIRGHNVMKGYYNKPEATEEAFRGGWFHTGDLAYADEDGYLFIVDRKKDLVIRGGYNVYPREVEEVLYAHEAVAEAAVIGRPDEKLGEEVVGYVVLKPGAEATGEDLVAWCRERLAAYKYPRQVHVVDDLPKGPTGKILKKELRSA; encoded by the coding sequence ATGAGCTTCAACCTCGCGACGATCCTGCGCGAGTCGCGACGGGCGCATCCCGACAAGCCGCTGTGCCACCTCGGCGACCTGACCTTCTCCTACGCGCAGGTCGACGAGATCTCCGGCCGGGTGGCCACGAGCCTGCGGGACCTCGGCCTCGAGCGGGGCGACAAGGTCGCCGTGCAGCTCCCGAACCTGCCGCAGTTCCTGTTCACCTACTTCGGCATCCTGAAGGCCGGCCTGGTGATGGTCCCGCTCAACCCGCTGCTGCGGGCGCCCGAGGTCGCCTACCACCTGTCCGACTCGGACGCCAAGGTGCTCGTCACCTTCGAGTCCTTCGCCGACGAGGCCGTGAAGGGCGCGTCGCAGGTCGAGGGCGTGACCACCTACGTCGTCAACCTGCCCGGCAACGACCGCCGGCCCGAGGGGACGCGGCACTACGACGAGCTGTACTTCGCCGAGGACCTGGGCGAGATCGAGCCGACCGCGGCCGACGACACCGCGGTGCTGCTCTACACGAGCGGCACCACCGGCAAGCCGAAGGGCGCCGAGCTCACCCACTTCCAGCTCTACATGAACTGCACGGTCGCCGGGGAGCTGTTCGAGTTCCGCGACGACGACGTCGGCGTCGCCGTGCTGCCCCTGTTCCACGTGTTCGGCCTGTCGAGCGTGCTCAACCTGAGCGTGCGCTTCGGCGGCACGATCGTTCTCGTCCCCCGGTTCGACGTCGACACCGTGCTGGACGCCGTCGAGCGGTACCGCTGCACCCTGTTCTCCGGCGTGCCCACCATGTACTTCGCCCTCCTCCGGGCCGACCTGGCCGGCCGGGACGTCTCGTCGCTGCGGGTCGGCGTGTCCGGCGGCGCCGCCATCCCCGGCGAGGTCATCCGGGCCTTCGAGGAGAAGTTCCCCGGCGTCGTCGTGCTCGAGGGCTACGGCCTGTCCGAGACGGCCAGCACCACGACGTTCAACGTCAGCGCCGACCAGCGCAAGGTGCTGTCGATCGGCAAGCCCATCTGGGGGGTCGAGGTCCGCGTCGTCGACGACAAGGACGAGCCGCTGCCGCCCGGGCAGGACCACGTCGGCGAGATCGTGATCCGGGGCCACAACGTGATGAAGGGCTACTACAACAAGCCCGAGGCCACCGAGGAGGCGTTCCGGGGCGGCTGGTTCCACACCGGCGACCTCGCCTACGCGGACGAGGACGGCTACTTGTTCATCGTCGACCGCAAGAAGGACCTCGTCATCCGGGGCGGCTACAACGTCTACCCCCGCGAGGTCGAGGAGGTCCTCTACGCCCACGAGGCCGTCGCCGAGGCCGCCGTCATCGGCCGGCCCGACGAGAAGCTCGGCGAGGAGGTGGTCGGCTACGTCGTGCTGAAGCCGGGCGCCGAGGCCACCGGCGAGGACCTCGTCGCCTGGTGCCGGGAGCGGCTGGCGGCGTACAAGTACCCGCGCCAGGTCCACGTGGTCGACGACCTGCCGAAGGGCCCGACCGGCAAGATCCTGAAGAAGGAGCTGCGCTCGGCATGA
- a CDS encoding aminotransferase class I/II-fold pyridoxal phosphate-dependent enzyme: MPDRPRSPFDPPIDEMRAMGEQVLDLATAFVEERYDARTSDYEGLAPLLDALSVPPGDGPTPLADLLAAVRTAAGKGFDTANPGFVGYIPGGGLYAAALGDFLACVLNRYTGVSNPAPALVALEAGVLRWLCRLFGLPDTSQGVLTPGGSMSNLSAVVAARTARLGERFLDGTVYVSDEVHHSIAKAARIAGLPAGAVRVVPTDDDLHLRPDAVRAAVAADRAAGRRPFLLVGSAGTVGTGAVDPLDDLATLAAEEGLWFHVDAAYGGFFQLTGRGRARLRGIERADSITLDPHKGLFLPYGTGCLLARDAAALRDAHEVHAEYLPRPSERAELPDFSSFSPELTRDFRGLRLWLPLHLHGVATFVRALDEKLDLAAYVHEELAAVPALDVPWRPELSLVAFRPRGGTDEDADALLHRVNGSGRMWLSSAPVRGRTYVRMCILSHRSHPDRIREAVEITRSACR, encoded by the coding sequence ATGCCCGACCGGCCGCGGTCGCCCTTCGACCCCCCGATCGACGAGATGCGGGCCATGGGCGAGCAGGTGCTCGACCTGGCCACCGCCTTCGTCGAGGAGCGCTATGACGCGAGGACGTCGGACTACGAGGGGCTGGCGCCGCTGCTCGACGCCCTGTCCGTCCCGCCCGGCGACGGCCCCACCCCGCTCGCCGACCTGCTGGCCGCCGTGCGCACGGCCGCCGGCAAGGGGTTCGACACGGCCAACCCGGGCTTCGTCGGCTACATCCCCGGCGGCGGCCTCTACGCCGCCGCCCTCGGCGACTTCCTCGCCTGCGTGCTCAACCGCTACACGGGCGTGTCCAACCCGGCGCCGGCGCTGGTGGCGCTGGAGGCCGGCGTGCTGCGCTGGCTGTGCCGGCTGTTCGGCCTGCCCGACACGTCCCAGGGCGTGCTCACCCCGGGCGGGTCCATGTCGAACCTGTCGGCCGTCGTCGCCGCCCGGACGGCTCGCCTCGGTGAGCGGTTCCTCGACGGCACCGTCTACGTGTCCGACGAGGTCCACCACTCGATCGCCAAGGCGGCCCGGATCGCCGGGCTGCCGGCCGGCGCCGTGCGCGTCGTGCCGACCGACGACGACCTGCACCTCCGGCCCGACGCCGTGCGGGCCGCCGTCGCCGCCGACCGGGCCGCCGGGCGGCGACCGTTCCTGCTCGTCGGCAGCGCCGGCACGGTCGGCACCGGCGCCGTCGACCCCCTCGACGACCTGGCCACCCTGGCCGCCGAGGAGGGGCTCTGGTTCCACGTCGACGCCGCCTACGGCGGGTTCTTCCAGCTGACCGGGCGGGGGCGGGCCCGCCTACGGGGCATCGAGCGGGCCGACTCGATCACCCTCGACCCGCACAAGGGCCTGTTCCTCCCGTACGGCACCGGCTGCCTGCTGGCCAGGGACGCGGCCGCCCTGCGGGACGCGCACGAGGTGCACGCCGAGTACCTGCCCCGCCCGTCGGAGCGGGCCGAGCTGCCCGACTTCTCGTCGTTCTCGCCGGAGCTGACCCGCGACTTCCGGGGGCTGCGCCTGTGGCTGCCCCTGCACCTGCACGGCGTCGCCACGTTCGTGCGGGCGCTCGACGAGAAGCTCGACCTCGCCGCCTACGTGCACGAGGAGCTGGCGGCGGTGCCGGCGCTCGACGTGCCGTGGCGACCCGAGCTGTCGCTCGTGGCCTTCCGCCCGCGGGGCGGCACCGACGAGGACGCCGACGCCCTGCTCCACCGCGTGAACGGCAGCGGGCGCATGTGGCTGTCGTCGGCGCCGGTGCGGGGCCGCACCTACGTGCGCATGTGCATCCTCTCCCACCGGTCCCACCCGGACCGGATCAGGGAGGCCGTCGAGATCACCCGGTCGGCGTGCCGCTGA